In one Takifugu flavidus isolate HTHZ2018 chromosome 9, ASM371156v2, whole genome shotgun sequence genomic region, the following are encoded:
- the LOC130531750 gene encoding cytokine-dependent hematopoietic cell linker isoform X2 — protein sequence MLLVCLFQCELKKCDYVSLFLTKQNSHRLSPSPVRDLPGRSPHRPCRNDPRASKTEEFSPPTEGKTKPQLCITSVCTPFFLLSVKNGCVLDPWRADETLNPSQTQSHSLNLETCYRQKRPTERARRVGHLQQERPQSKEHHDFVPMEEPQQPCYKEEWYVGVCSRVDAEHALHLDGAFLVRNSSMNTNSEPLVLAVYYEKKVYNIKIRFIEESNKYALGTGLRSNDMFDTVTDMIRFHSIFPIILVSGRNVTGSRQPESCVLTCPVARRDLDLLLQ from the exons AtgttgttggtttgtttgtttcagtgtgAGTTAAAGAAATGTGAttatgtttctctttttcttacCAAACAGAATTCACACAG ACTCTCTCCTTCACCAGTGAGAGATCTGCCCGGACGGAGTCCGCATAGACCCTGCAGGAACGA cCCACGCGCTTCTAAAACA GAGGAATTCAGCCCACCCACCGAAGGTAAGACAAAGCCCCAGCTCTGCATCACCAGTGTGTgtacacctttttttttattgtctgtgAAAAATGGATGTGTGTTAGATCCCTGGAGGGCGGACGAAACTTTGAACCCAAGTCAGACTCAGAGTCATTCTTTGAATTTGGAGACTTGCTACAGACAAAAAAG ACCCACAGAAAGAGCAAGAAGAG TGGGGCACCTTCAGCAGGAGAGGCCTCAAAGCAAAGAACATCATGACTTTGTTCCCATGGAGGAACCTCAACAG CCATGCTATAAAGAAGAGTGGTACGTCGGCGTTTGCAGCCGGGTGGACGCTGAGCATGCTTTACACCTG GATGGGGCCTTTTTGGTTCGTAACTCCTCCATGAACACCAACAGTGAGCCTCTGGTGCTGGCCGTGTACTACGAGAAGAAGGTTTACAACATAAAAATACGGTTTATTGAAGAATCCAACAAGTACGCCTTGGGGACAGGACTGCGATCCAATGAT ATGTTCGACACAGTGACAGACATGATCCGATTCCATTCCATTTTCCCCATAATACTGGTCAGTGGGAGGAACGTTACTGGGAGCAGGCAGCCTGAGAGCTGCGTGCTCACGTGCCCGGTGGCCAGGCGAGACCTGGatttgctgctgcagtga
- the LOC130531750 gene encoding cytokine-dependent hematopoietic cell linker isoform X3, whose protein sequence is MLLVCLFQCELKKCDYVSLFLTKQNSHRLSPSPVRDLPGRSPHRPCRNDPRASKTEEFSPPTEDPWRADETLNPSQTQSHSLNLETCYRQKRPTERARRVGHLQQERPQSKEHHDFVPMEEPQQPCYKEEWYVGVCSRVDAEHALHLVNMDGAFLVRNSSMNTNSEPLVLAVYYEKKVYNIKIRFIEESNKYALGTGLRSNDMFDTVTDMIRFHSIFPIILVSGRNVTGSRQPESCVLTCPVARRDLDLLLQ, encoded by the exons AtgttgttggtttgtttgtttcagtgtgAGTTAAAGAAATGTGAttatgtttctctttttcttacCAAACAGAATTCACACAG ACTCTCTCCTTCACCAGTGAGAGATCTGCCCGGACGGAGTCCGCATAGACCCTGCAGGAACGA cCCACGCGCTTCTAAAACA GAGGAATTCAGCCCACCCACCGAAG ATCCCTGGAGGGCGGACGAAACTTTGAACCCAAGTCAGACTCAGAGTCATTCTTTGAATTTGGAGACTTGCTACAGACAAAAAAG ACCCACAGAAAGAGCAAGAAGAG TGGGGCACCTTCAGCAGGAGAGGCCTCAAAGCAAAGAACATCATGACTTTGTTCCCATGGAGGAACCTCAACAG CCATGCTATAAAGAAGAGTGGTACGTCGGCGTTTGCAGCCGGGTGGACGCTGAGCATGCTTTACACCTGGTGAACATG GATGGGGCCTTTTTGGTTCGTAACTCCTCCATGAACACCAACAGTGAGCCTCTGGTGCTGGCCGTGTACTACGAGAAGAAGGTTTACAACATAAAAATACGGTTTATTGAAGAATCCAACAAGTACGCCTTGGGGACAGGACTGCGATCCAATGAT ATGTTCGACACAGTGACAGACATGATCCGATTCCATTCCATTTTCCCCATAATACTGGTCAGTGGGAGGAACGTTACTGGGAGCAGGCAGCCTGAGAGCTGCGTGCTCACGTGCCCGGTGGCCAGGCGAGACCTGGatttgctgctgcagtga
- the LOC130531745 gene encoding uncharacterized protein LOC130531745: protein MKPVGYQGMSPPLNGVYPPLDHVLSLPNVMHCEKCGFASTDGAAFKKHMYDHAGTRFYCFYCNNVSFSEAELNAHLKQHTEKYPFKCPHCGQGYMRWLCLLKHIDRLHSNGINYGHAKPGTAKVPQVPVSSASSSVPTADLSLLRPVVRVRVPAASTPAFILGKDKQRVTTLDTNELHANSGNEELLSPLNGLRKQNRALTVSLPEEVSIPAGCSVELVEVKTVNGTKELKLRLISQQENESVIKGTRTTVSQNVVPEKQLPPTLNHPNILKSTSLGTSAVGRKSYETMTANVEHPGVFPVKKSPPSQMGNNKIVFKRNNPEVINLECKTVTPNKVPKSLNPFREENSGNKVTQREPMNHKVAACPPSISLTRAVVRLPSALSPQHMTTCVSQRPGEERKSSTPENSKAIPTMAGGSKSIARDVSLAVKQEPAEINGENKLAPASVPLTITSKPPNIVHGDPITNLSFPVPKTLNELTEKKAADSCRQEPENFPVISSVFSLSQQPEDVKGSIQPLVMALRGMVMDKSDGCVTSPRANGTEQVKGRSTPGSPNRVLSSEPIKVCVKVDEPNKGLGDPPGLSHAISVKEEKETVKTMDNSKCDHSSDSNLPKPEESVSKVDACTTTDVCLQVAKSETKVPSKFLTVSLRRVQLGVWKRNKRGLKLRLSKYKTRVSMSAVRDCTVLYPMPLKLDQLVKRPGPNQPVVVLNHPKPRPSHRAARTARLAEKGAIEMVPKCQILKMRLSKVMGQKYEVMGCTVGDIS from the coding sequence ATGAAACCTGTCGGGTATCAAGGAATGTCTCCACCTCTGAATGGTGTGTATCCACCTTTGGACCACGTGTTGAGTCTCCCAAATGTGATGCACTGTGAGAAATGTGGATTTGCTTCTACGGATGGTGCAGCATTCAAAAAACACATGTATGATCATGCAGGGACaaggttttattgtttctactgCAACAATGTTTCTTTCAGCGAGGCGGAGTTAAATGCCCACTTGAAACAGCACACTGAAAAGTATCCGTtcaaatgtcctcactgtggGCAGGGCTACATGAGGTGGCTGTGCCTTTTGAAGCATATTGACCGTTTGCATAGTAATGGCATTAATTATGGACACGCAAAGCCGGGAACAGCCAAAGTTCCACAAGTTCCCGTCTCCAGTGCCTCATCCAGTGTGCCAACTGCTGATTTGTCATTACTTCGGCCGGTTGTGCGTGTGAGAGTACCTGCTGCAAGTACACCTGCTTTCATACTTGGTAAAGATAAACAGAGGGTGACAACACTGGACACAAACGAGTTACATGCCAATAGCGGTAATGAAGAACTTTTATCCCCTTTGAATGGACTCCGGAAGCAGAACAGGGCTTTGACGGTGTCTCTCCCAGAGGAAGTGTCGATCCCTGCTGGCTGTTCGGTTGAACTTGTCGAAGTGAAAACTGTCAACGGGACAAAGGAACTCAAGCTGAGGCTCATCTCTCAACAAGAAAATGAGTCCGTCATAAAGGGCACAAGGACTACAGTATCTCAAAATGTTGTGCCAGAAAAGCAGCTACCCCCTACATTAAACCATCCCAACATTTTGAAGTCGACAAGTTTGGGCACAAGCGCAGTTGGTAGGAAATCGTATGAAACCATGACTGCAAATGTGGAGCATCCAGGTGTTTTCCCAGTTAAGAAAAGTCCTCCCAGTCAAATGGGCAACAACAAAATCGTGTTTAAACGAAATAACCCAGAAGTCATCAACTTGGAATGTAAGACTGTAACACCAAACAAGGTTCCCAAAAGCCTCAATCCATTTAGAGAAGAGAACAGTGGGAACAAAGTTACACAGAGGGAACCGATGAACCACAAAGTTGCTGCCTGTCCACCCAGTATTTCCCTAACTAGGGCCGTCGTCAGGTTGCCCAGCGCCCTGTCTCCACAACACATGACTACGTGTGTTTCCCAGCGaccaggggaggagaggaaaagctcCACGCCAGAAAACTCCAAAGCTATCCCAACTATGGCAGGAGGTAGCAAAAGCATTGCCCGAGATGTGTCCTTGGCCGTCAAACAGGAACCTGCTGAGATCAATGGGGAGAACAAACTGGCTCCTGCAAGTGTGCCCTTAACTATCACTTCAAAGCCTCCAAATATTGTTCACGGGGATCCCATTACAAATTTGTCTTTTCCAGTTCCCAAAACACTAAATGAGCTGACGGAGAAAAAAGCTGCTGACAGTTGTAGACAAGAGCCCGAGAATTTTCCTGTAATCTCTTCAGTCTTTTCATTAAGCCAACAGCCTGAAGATGTGAAGGGCTCCATTCAGCCACTGGTAATGGCTCTGCGTGGGATGGTAATGGATAAGAGTGACGGCTGTGTTACTTCTCCAAGAGCAAATGGCACAGAGCAGGTGAAGGGAAGGTCAACACCAGGAAGTCCTAATAGGGTGCTGTCGTCAGAGCCGATCAAGGTGTGCGTAAAAGTAGATGAGCCTAATAAGGGCCTTGGTGATCCTCCTGGACTGAGTCACGCAATCAGcgtgaaggaggaaaaagaaactgTAAAAACAATGGACAATAGTAAATGTGACCACTCTTCAGATTCCAACTTGCCAAAACCTGAGGAGTCAGTTTCCAAAGTAGACGCGTGTACAACTACAGACGTTTGCCTGCAAGTAGCAAAGAGTGAGACGAAAGTACCCTCAAAATTCCTAACAGTGTCTCTGAGAAGGGTGCAGTTGGGCGTgtggaaaaggaacaaaagggGGCTGAAACTAAGACTATCTAAATATAAGACTCGGGTTTCTATGAGCGCTGTCAGGGATTGCACAGTTCTCTACCCAATGCCGCTCAAGCTGGACCAATTGGTGAAGCGACCGGGCCCAAACCAGCCTGTAGTGGTGCTCAATCACCCCAAGCCTCGTCCCTCCCACCGGGCTGCAAGAACAGCCAGGCTGGCTGAGAAAGGAGCCATTGAGATGGTTCCAAAGTGCCAAATCTTAAAAATGAGGCTGAGCAAAGTGATGGGACAGAAGTATGAGGTGATGGGCTGCACTGTGGGAGACATTTCATGA
- the LOC130531750 gene encoding cytokine-dependent hematopoietic cell linker isoform X1, with protein sequence MLLVCLFQCELKKCDYVSLFLTKQNSHRLSPSPVRDLPGRSPHRPCRNDPRASKTEEFSPPTEGKTKPQLCITSVCTPFFLLSVKNGCVLDPWRADETLNPSQTQSHSLNLETCYRQKRPTERARRVGHLQQERPQSKEHHDFVPMEEPQQPCYKEEWYVGVCSRVDAEHALHLVNMDGAFLVRNSSMNTNSEPLVLAVYYEKKVYNIKIRFIEESNKYALGTGLRSNDMFDTVTDMIRFHSIFPIILVSGRNVTGSRQPESCVLTCPVARRDLDLLLQ encoded by the exons AtgttgttggtttgtttgtttcagtgtgAGTTAAAGAAATGTGAttatgtttctctttttcttacCAAACAGAATTCACACAG ACTCTCTCCTTCACCAGTGAGAGATCTGCCCGGACGGAGTCCGCATAGACCCTGCAGGAACGA cCCACGCGCTTCTAAAACA GAGGAATTCAGCCCACCCACCGAAGGTAAGACAAAGCCCCAGCTCTGCATCACCAGTGTGTgtacacctttttttttattgtctgtgAAAAATGGATGTGTGTTAGATCCCTGGAGGGCGGACGAAACTTTGAACCCAAGTCAGACTCAGAGTCATTCTTTGAATTTGGAGACTTGCTACAGACAAAAAAG ACCCACAGAAAGAGCAAGAAGAG TGGGGCACCTTCAGCAGGAGAGGCCTCAAAGCAAAGAACATCATGACTTTGTTCCCATGGAGGAACCTCAACAG CCATGCTATAAAGAAGAGTGGTACGTCGGCGTTTGCAGCCGGGTGGACGCTGAGCATGCTTTACACCTGGTGAACATG GATGGGGCCTTTTTGGTTCGTAACTCCTCCATGAACACCAACAGTGAGCCTCTGGTGCTGGCCGTGTACTACGAGAAGAAGGTTTACAACATAAAAATACGGTTTATTGAAGAATCCAACAAGTACGCCTTGGGGACAGGACTGCGATCCAATGAT ATGTTCGACACAGTGACAGACATGATCCGATTCCATTCCATTTTCCCCATAATACTGGTCAGTGGGAGGAACGTTACTGGGAGCAGGCAGCCTGAGAGCTGCGTGCTCACGTGCCCGGTGGCCAGGCGAGACCTGGatttgctgctgcagtga